In Microplitis mediator isolate UGA2020A chromosome 2, iyMicMedi2.1, whole genome shotgun sequence, a single window of DNA contains:
- the LOC130664212 gene encoding putative ankyrin repeat protein RF_0381 — MELNRLTYTYEYVCNLIEQGVIVDINTVVPVMGGLTLLQIATFNNDRKLVDYLLRKKADVHAKSRYWGTALHTAVIMKYLPITESLINYGADVNARVLVDPYVTRFRYPVCENDEDIPEFLLKRDDDVNRTLILYELYFAKSPLLIAIDQSKEDMVELLLKSNADPNLVTTFSTPLNCAISEKNLLITKLLLAYGADVNSVSDFSFSIGSSLHYAVKCLNTKAVELILNDSMVDQNIVTVCENSALHYAIEFAIDDKIIRQLLNAGVDINLINSDGETAFTSNLNNSPKLFHIKELNSL; from the exons ATGGAATTAAATCGTTTAACCTATACCTACGAATACGTTTGCAACTTGATCGAACAAGGAGTTATCGTAGATATTAATACAGTGGTTCCAGTCATGGGTGGTTTAACGCTGCTTCAGATCGCAACTTTCAACAATGATAGAAAATTGGTGGATTATTTGCTTCGCAAGAAAGCTGATGTACATGCAAAAAGCCGATACTGGGGTACAGCTCTTCATACTGCTGTCATAATGAAGTACCTGCCTATAACTGAGAGTCTAATAAATTATGGGGCAGATGTTAATGCTCGAGTACTTGTGGACCCTTATGTTACTCGTTTTCGGTATCCAGTGTGCGAAAATGATGAAGATATTCCTGAGTTTTTATTGAAAAGAGACGACGATGTGAATAGGACATTGATTCTTTATGAATTGTATTTTGCTAAATCACCATTACTAATTGCTATTGATCAAAGTAAAGAAGATATGGTGGAGctacttttaaaaagtaatgcaGATCCGAATCTTGTAACTACTTTTTCAACACCActaaactgtgctattagtgaaaaaaacttACTAATTACAAAGCTTCTTCTGGCATATGGTGCAGATGTTAATAGTGTAAGtgattttagtttttcaaTAGGAAGTTCTCTACATTATGCTGTCAAATGCCTGAACACGAAAGCAGTAGAATTGATCCTTAATGATAGTATGGTTGATCAAAATATAGTGACAGTGTGTGAAAATTCAGCGCTTCATTACGCGATTGAGTTCGCAATCGACGATAAGATCATAAGACAACTTCTAAATGCTGGtgttgatatcaatttaataaacagtGATGGTGAAACAGCTTTTACTTCAAATCTAAATAATTCACCAAAA ttgtTCCACATCaaagaattaaattcattgtaa